Part of the uncultured Desulfobacter sp. genome, CGCCGGGCTTCGTTGAGCGGGTATTCGCAGTTGAACCACAGTGTGCCTGCCTGTAGACGATCAGCCGTGGCGGCCACGGACCTTGCTGCTTCTTCATAATTTTTCGTCTCTGTATATAAAAGCTCAATGTGAAGTTTCTTCAGATCTTTTTGAAGGGCAAAAAGCCGCCTGTAAATGAGATCGGCCTGGATCGGGGCCATATCGTGCCCTGCCCATTGATCCGGGGTGGCCGTAAAGACTGCGGTCACCGTTTCATTGTGTGCCCGGGCAAAGCTGACCGCTCCATGCAGTGCCGTATTGTCCTGGACTCGCAAATCCCGTCTGAACCAAACCAACTGCATGACGCCTCCTCTTCGTTATCTTTTAAGTTCAGCACCACACAGGGTTTCAATGACCGTGGATGCGTGGAAATGGTCTGCATCAAACAGCCGGGACAGTTTGATGATATCCTGCTGCTGCTTCTTTGTGGGCACCCGGTTTGCAAAGACGGCCAGGTGTTCATACGTTTGAAGACGGGCATGATTAACAAGAGCTGCGATCTCTTCAACGCCATCAAGCAGGGTAATATGCAGCCCCTGGCCGGCCATGGAAACCAGCCAAAGCCAGGCGGCAAGGCTGCCGGGAGGATCCAGGCTGATGGCCAGGCACGGTACGGAGGCTGCCTTATTTTCAGATCTGATCATTGCACTCAGGCGGCTGATCAAAATAAACTGTAGCAAGGCCCTGCCCATAGCGCGGTGTTGGCTTTTTAGTTGCCCCAATGCGTCAATGACAGGTAAAAAGCATTGACGCACAGCGATCTTTGGCGGGTACTCCCGGCATATCCTGTTGATAATATTTTCGGCCCGCCGGCTGTTTAAGTCGGTAAGCGCCTGCAGCAGTTCATCTGCGGCAGCAAGGGTAGCAGTCGTCGCCTTGGAGGCCGTCTCTTTTTTGGAACCCGAAAGCAACCCTTTGACCTTTCCGATGGAGACGCCGCGCTCCAGCCAGCGGCAGATCTCCCGGATGGTCTCAATCTGATCCGGGCTGTACAGGCGATGCCCTTTGGCGTTTCGTTCCGGTCTAATCAGATGATACCGGCGTTCCCAGGCACGAAGGGTCACAGGTTTAACACCGGTAAGTGCTGCGGCTTTACGGATGATAACACCGGTACCGGTCTGCCCTTCCAAGCCGTTCACGATATTCTTCGACTTGTCCTGGAAAACCCTTTTCTTATTTAAATTCTCCTTATCAGCGTCCATCATTAAGTGCCAACGCCCTGGGATACGGATTGCTGATACCAGCGGGGATAAGATGTCTGCCCATAATGTCTCTCCAATAAACGGTTGTACAAAAATATTCTATGTATAATAGATAATGCAGCAGAAAATGCTTTACAAGTATTTTTTTTGTACAACATTATTTTTACAGCTTATCGTGGGGCCCACCAGAGACATGAATCTTATTCACCCTTTTAAAATAAATATTTATCCCGTATTTATATAAGGAATATCATGTATAACAAAGCAGCACGAATCCATCTTCAGGAACTAAATACCGTTAACAACATTAAAAAGGAAATTAACCATGAGAGCAAAAATACAAGCAGGAATCATGGCCGCTTTTACGGCAGACGCGTTGGCTTTGGGCGCACACTGGGTTTACGACATCGCCCGGATAAAAGACAAACACGGACGCCTGGATTTTATGGCACCGCCGGAAATCGCGCCGTTCCATAAAGGAAAAAAGAAAGGCGATTTCACCCATTATGGAGATCAGATGTTCCTGCTGCTTGAGTCCCTTTCATATTGCTCCGGTTTCGATCTGGACAATTTTTCAACCCAGTGGCAGGCGATGTTTGAGGATTACAGCGGCTGGGTGGACAGCGCCACCAAGGAAACACTGGCCAATCTTGAAGCGGGAAAGTCCCCCCAGGAGGCAGGGTCAGGCTCAACTGATTTAGGCGGTGCCTCCCGGATGGTTCCACTGGCACTTTTTTATGGGGAGGACCGTGGGACGTTTATGGCAAATTCAGAGACACAAACCGCAATGACCCACAATCACCCCCAGGTTATACAGAGCGCCCGGTTTTTTGCAAGCGCTGCAATCGAGGCGGCTGAAGGCAGAAAACCACTGGATGCCCTGGAGATGGCCCAAAAAGAACTCTCTTCAAATTCTCCTATCTACCAGATGATCACAGATGGTCTTGAAAGTGTCGATAAAGCGACAACACAGGCCATCGCAGGTTTCGGCCAGATGTGTGAAACCCAGGCCGCCCTGCCCGGCACAATTCATCTGATTGCCAAATATCCAAATGATCTGAAAACCGCAATGGTTGAAAATGTCATGGCCGGCGGGGATTCTTCTGCCCGGGGCATTTTGTGCGGATTTATCCTGGGAATCTGTAACGGTATGAATGCCGTCCCGGAACAATGGATAAAAGACATACGGTTGGCCGGAAGAATACGGTCATTGGCCGGAATAAAGGAATAACGGCCATGGGCCGTCCTTGGTCTATGGACACTGAGGCTTGGGCCGACAACAAAGACAGAAAAAATCCAGTTGCTTGCTGCTATCCACTGTTACCATGCCTGTATTATAACACAGCTTTTTTTTATTTTTTTCACCTTCACAATTAGAGGGGGTGAGCCGTTATATTTTTTCCATCAAAAACGTGACCCTATGCGGTTACATGCCTGCCATGGAGTGCATGTAACCGTAAAAAATAATTGTAAATATTACAGAACAATCCTTGCTTTCAAGCGACCTGCCACAGCATGACGCCCTGGCAGACGCTCTGCTTGTCGTTAAATTTTCCGTCAACAGCCTTGCCGGCGACATAGGCTGTTAACTTTTCCCGTATTTCCCGGGTGACGTCTGTCATGCCCTGGATAAAAAAGATTATATTTTCCACGGCCTGGTCAACGGTTTCTTCCCGGTCAAGGTCCCAGACATTGAAATCAATCTGGGGACGGTATCCCTGGGCGTAAAGGTAGGTGAAAGGATAAATAAAATCCCAAGAACTGTTTTTTAACGTCTGGCCTGTAACCTGCTTGAACAGGTCATTATATCGGTTGCCGGGGCTCCCGCCGGAAAAGGTGCTCAAATAGCAGAAATTGCTGGAAGCCTGCATGACTTTTTCCAATGTCACGGGATCACAGACGCCGGGATTCATGGAAGAAAACACCAGATCAAACTGCCCGGCCAGCCCCTCTTTTTCCAGATCCACCTCCTGCCAGGTCTGCTGCATGATGCTGATTTGATCCGGACCCAATCCCATCGTATCAATCTTTTGTTTAAGGATGTCGATCATACCACTGGAAGGTTCCAATGCAACTACACTTGCCCCCATTTGTGCCATGGAGATAGCCCAGTTTCCAGATCCGGCCCCCACATCCAGAACGCGGCTTCCAGGTTTAAGTGCCCCCGCGTTCCTGAGCATGGACAAGATGCGCTCTTTTCGGGCAACCGCCTCGGGTGTGGCGGATCGTTTATCAAACACCTGGGCGCGCTTGTCCCATTTTTTGTAATGGGTCATGTCTACTTTTTTTTCAGGATTGTTTTTTAATTCATTGAGCCACAAAGTGTTCCAGATATTTTGGTTATTTAACGGAAATAAAGTCATTTGGGAATCTCCTTTATCATTATGAAAATAATCTGTTAACAATGATTGCAATTCTTTTTATAACAGCCATGGGCTGACCTGACATATCAGCACTGAAGGACAGCCCACAACGAAGGTTGAAAGAACTCAGTAACTTACTGAGCTCTTTCATATTAAATCAAGCAGCTTCAAAACCGTGTTGACAGCTTTGGCGGCATGTTGCCGGATTATTGCTGATGACGGTGGCGCAACCAGACCGGTAAGTACGGTCATACGCATGGACAGAAGAATGCTTAAAAACACATCGATTTCGTATTGGGCGTCTTCAATATCAAACCTTTCTTTAAAAAATAGTGAAAGACGGGTTTTGGTACGCACGGGACCAACGGTATAAAAGGCACGCGTGATTTCCGGGACCATGGGACCTTCGGACACCAGCAACCTGATATTGGCCAGATGTGCCTTTGATAAATGTCTTTCAATGAATCCAATGGAAAAGGCATTCAGGGCTTTTGTGGTGTCCTCCAGGTTAAGTGCGTCCAAAAAATCGTTGGTCGCCTCCAATCGCTGGGCTTCCAGTGCCGATTTGAAAAGCGCCTCTTTGGATTTAAAATACCGATATACCGTTTGTTTGGTGACCTGGGCCTGTTCGGCAATTTTATCCATACTTGTGCCGATGAATCCGTTGGATTGAAATAGTTCCTGGGCGGCTTTGAGTATGCGCTGAATCTTCATTTTTTTGTTTTGTTCTATTTTTTTCATATGTGATTTGGCTGGAAATTATAATTATAAGAAACAAACTCCATAGGATGATTTTAATTGACAAGTCTTGGATAGACCATTACGCAATAGGAACATACTTATTGGTATGATTTTTGTCAAGACTATTTGAATTTAGGATATAAACAACGCCAGAAAAAAATGCTAACCCCAGGGAAGATGAATGAAAAAAATTAAAGGGTTACCTGATGCGCATGATCTTCATGATATCGAAAACCGCGCTCGTGGAATACTTACATCATGGTCGGCTTGGTGGGAGTTGCGGGGAATGAACACCTGATCTTTTACATGAATACCGAAACTTCGGAGGAGGGATGAATCAAATGTAACCTTTTTGTTTTCTTTTTTTGTTCTTGGCCCATGGTTAAAATAAATCGCACGTTTGATCGTCCTTTAAACCGCTGTTAGCAAGCGTTACGCTCACAGGAGAACAACAAGTAGTTAATTTCTTTTGCATGCCTTAATGACGACTTAAAAGTCGATGCATCCGTGGCAGATTTAATTTTAACCATGGACCTTTCGCCAACTTACAGAAACGGTCTAAAATGTTTTGTCACGTTGGCGTTGAGTTTTGAATGCCCACCTCGATCTCATCAACGCCGCATTCGGCCAGCTGACTTGCGATGGTCAGTTTTTCCAGGGGCCGGAAAAAGACACCCGGGGCCTGTTCCCCGTCCCGAAGGGTGGTGTCCACCATCCAAACCCGCAGATCATGGGTCTTCATTACAGTACGTAATCCTCTGCGATCTCGCCGTCTTCCATGGCGTCTAAAATTGCGTCAATGGCTTCTTCGTTCTCAACATTGCCGTACCAGATGTTATCGGGATAAATGACCATCACCGGACCATCATCACACTGTTTCAGGCAGCAGGTGGAAGATACCAGGACTTCTTCAAGGCCCCTGTCGATCACTTCATTTTCAATATAGGCTAAAAAATCTCCGGACCCTTTTCTGTGGCATTTGCCCTTGGGCTCTCCGCTGGGACGAAAACTTGCGCATACGAGGATGTGTTTTTCGGGCTTGTTCATTTTTTCTCCTTAAAAATTTATTTTATGAATTGGTTTTTATAATCAATTTAATTTTGTATTACATGCAACCGGTGCCGGTGCCCCTGCACTCGCCGCAGGAGGTCTGGGAGCGAACAATCAGATGATCCAAAGACTCACCCTTTTTAATGGCCATCAGCACCAGATCAATCATCCCGTTGACCTCATGGATGGTAAATCCCATGTTGCCCAGCACTTTTTTGGGGGCTTCGCCCACACCGGACACCAGGATGGTGTGGCAATCTTTAATGGTCCGGGCAAGGTTGTTCCAGCGGACATCGCCGGCACCGGGTTTGGGCACGGTTCTGGTCTCCACAAATTCCGGGGTGTCCCCGGTCAGGTCGTAGATGTGCAGCTCTTCGGCTTCCCCCAGGCGCTGGTTGATCAAGGCGCCTTCCCGGGTGGCCAGGGCCACATAGGGTCGTGGGCCGGCGGCATTGAACGCATACCCATCGTCACAATCCTGTTCGTGGCAATACTTGGGCGCGCTGGGCAATGAAATGGGGGTCGTGGCGTGAAAGGTCAGCCGATCCATGAGCTTCTGGTTCAAGGGATCGTCCAGCAGGCCTACGGCATCGGCCCGGCAGCGTTTACAATGGGTCATCTGGGCCACAAAGACCTTGGCGGCCTCTCTCAGTTCCTTGAGCTGACCCTTGGCCGGTTCCGGCATATCTTCAAAGTTGGAGCCCTTGGTGGGGAAGTACGGCATGATGTTGAATATATCCACACCCATCTCGCCCATGGTTCTGGCCACTTCAACCATATGGTCGTCGTTGATGCCGGGCAGCAGAATGGAGTTGACCTTGACCATGATATCTCTTTCTTTGAGGCCTTTGACCGCGGCAAGCTGGCGTTCCAACAGCACCTTGGCGCCTTCCAACGGGCCCTTGGAGCGTTTGCCGTCCCGGACCCAGGAGTAAATCCTGGCGCCGACTTCAGGATCAACCGCATTTACGGTGATACTCACATGGGTGACGTTGATGGCTTTGAGGTCGTCCAGGTAGGGCTGGATGTTCAAACCGTTGGTGGCCACGCACAAGAGCATTTCCGGGTAGGCCGCACGCACCTTGGTCATGGTTTCCATGGTCTTTTCACCGTTGGCAAAGGGGTCGCCGGGGCCTGCAATGCCCACAACCGAGATGTTGGGTTTGGCCTCAACCACCTCTGCCAGGTAGGCCATGGCCTGGTCCGGACTCAAAATGGAGGAGGTGACACCGGGCCGGCTTTCATTGACGCAGTCAAACTTTCTGTTGCAGAAATTGCACTGGATGTTACAGGCCGGTGCAACCGGTAGGTGAACGCGACCGAAATCCTTGCAGGACTTTTTATTAAAACAGGGGTGGTTATCTAAATTCATCATGATTTATAATTTCCTTATTTAGTTTCTGCAAAAAAATGGTCAATTTTGTTCGAGTTCGAGGCGGACAAAAATTTTAACCGGAGGAATATATACAATCTTTCGAGGATTAAAATTTTTGACCAACGAAGAAATCGGGCAAAAGGGGCCGTTTTTCTGCGGGAACTATTTACATGTATGCGTATCCTATTCTGGATTCAGTCTGTTTTTCAGTTAAAATCGCGTTGACGATGGTGTCATACAACTGCTGGGCCCCTTTGTATCCCACGTGCAGGATACGCGAGCCGCCGATGCGGTCGTGGATGGGGAATCCCACCCGGACCAGGGGGATCTTCAGGCGTCTGGCCATGGCATAGCCCTTGGAGTTTCCGATGATGATTTCAGGGCGAACCTCTTCGGGCATGGCCGCTGCGGTCTCTTCCATGCAGGTAAAATCCATGTCATTCTGGATGACGGCCTGGTCAATGATATGTTCGGGCAGGGTCTGTTCCAATGCCTTTTTAAAGGTTTTGCTTTTGCCGCCGGAGGCGCACAAGACGGGGACGATGCCCACTTCGGCCAGAAAGCCTGCCATGGAGACCACAAAGTCCTCCTCGCCGTAAATCAGGGCCCGTTTTTTGGCCACATATTTATTGCCGTCCACATAGGTGTCCACCAGGCGCCATTTCTCTTTTCTGTATCGTTCCGGGATGGGCCGGCCGGAGATCTTGGACAGGATATCCAAAAATCTGTCTGTTGCCTTGACCCCGATGGGGATGGGCAGGCGGGTGCAGGGGACGCCAAAGCGTTTGCTTAAAATGTCTCCGGCGGTCTCGTGCCCGGCTTCTGCGGCCAGGGCCAGCACAGTGCCGAACTCCATGGTGTGAACCGCCACGTTCATCTTTTCAATGGCGGCAATGGTGGTGCCCCCCTTCTGGATGGCCTGGTATTCCTGCCAGGACGGCCCTTCCAGGCGCTCGGAATAATCGGGCAGAATGGTCACAGGGGCGTTAAAATCTGCAAAAATATCTTTTAAGTGCCGCAGGTCCTCGTTGGAGAGCATACCTGGGAACAGGTTGACCTTTTTCTTTTTCTTGGGCCGGTAAACGATGCGTTTGCCCACCGGGTTGAACCGGTCCACCACGGCGGCCACAGCACCGTGGAATCCGTCCACGTGGGTGCCGGAGTATGACGGGGTGGAGACATGGACCAGGGCCGAGCCGTTGATGGCATTGCCCATGCTGTTCAATATCAGCTGGACATCATCGCCAATGGTTTCGGACAGACAGGTGGTGGCGATACCGATCATGGAAGGGGCATACTGGCGGGCCACATTTTCAATGGCCAGCTTCAGGTTGGCCCCGCCGCCGAATACAGCGGTCTCTTCCGTAAAGTTGGAAGAGGCAATATCCACGGGTTCTTTGAAATGGGAGATCAGGTAACGCCGCATATAGGTGGAACATCCCTGGGAGCCGTGCAGCAGGGGTACGCAGCCCTCAATGCCCTGGAACACCAGGGTGGCCCCCAGGGGCGTGCACATTTTACATGCATTCTGGGTGGGGGTGTATGAGGGGGTCTGTTTATAAGATCTGCTCGAGGTCATATGGCACCTTCCTTTCCGGTTGTGTTCTGCCGCCTGGGGACCAAGTCCCATACCGGACTTGTTACGGTTCCGTAGACTTCATTTGCAAAATTGACCATGCCTTCAAAGCCGACCAGGGGGATTTTTCTTTCATGGTTATGGTCGCAGAACCCGATGCCCATCTTATAGGCAATGGGCCGTTCCTTGACCCCGCCGATGAACAGGTCCGCGTCTTTTTCCACGGCATATTTGGCCAATTCCAGGGGGTTTGAGTCGTCTAAAATCACGGTGCCCTCGTTGCACATCTGCCGGAGCACCTCATAATCTTCCTTGGTGCCGGTCTGGGAGCCGGCCAGGATTACTTCCATGCCCAGGGTTTTCAATGCCTTGATCAAGGAGAATGCCTTGAACGCGCCGCCCACGTAGATGGCGGCCTTTTTACCTTCAAGATCCCTTCTCATGCCCTCCAGGCTGGGAACTATGGCCTGGACCTCTTTTTTGATCAGCTCCTGGGTCTTTTTTAAAATTTCTGCGTTTTCCTTAAAGTGGACGGCCACCTTGTACAGGGCCTCGGAGGTATCTTCAATACCAAAATAGGAGACCCGTATAAAAGGGATGCCGTACTCTTTTTCCATCTGCTTGGCCAGGTGGGTCACGGACCCTGAACACTGGACCACGTTCAGGGCGGCATTCTTTGCCTGCTGGACCTCTGCCACCCGGCCGTCACCGGTGATCACCGAGACCACCTTGACCCCCATGGCTTCATAATATTTTTTAATGATCCATGTCTCTCCGCCGATATTGAACTCTCCTAATATATTGATGGAGTCGGGGATGGTGGCCTGGGGGGCCGGATTTCTTTCGATCAGGCTGAACAAGGCGTCGCATGCCGCCTTGTATCCATCTTTTTTGGTACCTTTAAACCCTTCAGAGTGGACAGCGATGACAGGAATGTTGGTCTCTTCTTCGACCTGGCGGCAGACCGCGTCCACGTCATCACCGATAATGCCCACAATGCAGGTACAGTAAATAAAGGCAGCTTTGGGCGCGTACTTTTCAATGAGTTCAAGCAACGCTTTTTTCAGCTTTTTTTCTCCGCCATAAATGATATCGGTCTCTGACAGATCGGTGGAAAAACTCATCCGGTGAAGCTCCGGGCCCGAAGATTGGGCCCCTCTGATGTCCCAGGTATAGGAGGCGCACCCGATGGGTCCGTGAATGAGATGCAGGGCGTCGGCTATTGGGTAAAGCACCACCCTGGAGCCGCAGAATACGCAGGCCCTCTGGCTGACTGCGCCGGCCAGACTCTTGGTTTCACATTCCATCTCAAAGGGCTGGCTGCCCTTCTGGTAAATCTGTTTTTCTCTCTGTTTGAGTACCGATATGGAGGTCATGTTATTTATCCTTTACTGCTTTGGTTGTGCAGATACTATTCTACCAGTTCAAACGCTTCTTCGGATGAATCCCGGTCCTTGCGGTCCATGAGAACGCCCAGGATTTTTTCCAGAAGGTGCAGCCCGCCTTTGTATCCGACTGTGGGGAAGTAGGAGTGGCCGATGCGGTCCAGGATGGGGAAGCCGTGGCGTACAAAGGGGATATCCTCGTCCCGGGCCATGTACTTGCCGTAGGTGTTGCAGATGAGCAGGTCCACCGGCTCATTCTTGATCCACTGGTGCAGCAGGAACATATCACCCGGGGTCTTGACGTTGATATCGTCGCCGAACTTGGCCGTGATCTCTTTGATCCGCTTGGTAAAGGCCTTGCCCGGGGTACCGGTAACGATGTGAACCGGTTTCATGCCGATGGTCACAAGGAACTCAACCAGGGGGATGAGCTGATCCGGGTCGCCGGCCAGGGCCACTTTCTTGCCGTACAGGTGGGGCTGCATGTCTGAGATCACGTCCAGCAGCTGTCCGCGTTCCTGGGTCACAGAATCGGCTACGGAAACGCCGGCTACGGTGCGCAGGGCATCAACAAACCGGTCGGTGGCCAGCAGGCCGATGGGCAGATCCAGCACCTGGCCGGGAACTTCAAACTGGGAGTCAAGGAGTTTGACTGCGTCTGCTGTGGCCCAGGCACCCAGGCCCAGGGAGCCGATGCTGTCAGCGGTGCTCTTGAGCTCTTCAATGGAAACGCCGCCTTTGGGGTACATATTGAATTTACCGGTGAGCGGTCCGTTCACAATGCCGGACGTATCCGGAAACAGGATGGATTCAATGCCCATCATTGCGGCGATTCTTTTGATCTCAGCCATATCAGACGGTTCTACAAATCCTGGGATCAGGTTGACTTTACCGTTGGATGTGCCGGTCTTTTCAGCCATCTGGGCTGCCATGGCTTTGACCATGTTGGCGTAACCGGTGACATGGGACCCCACATAAGAGGGTGTGGGGGTATGGATCACATACTTGCCTTCGGGAATGGTGCCGTCTTTTTTGGCCTTTTTAACGATCTGGTTCACGTCGTCGCCGATGGTTTCCGACAGACAGGTGGTGTGAACCGCAACCACGTCCGGGCTGTAGGTGGTGAAGATGGTCAACAGCGCCTGGAGCAGGTTGGCCTGGCCGCCGAATACCGATGCACCTTCTGTAAAGGAAGATGTGGCCGCCATGATGGGCTCACGGTAATGACGGGTCAGGGTGGATCTGTGATAGGCGCAGCAGCCCTGGGAGCCGTGACTGTGGGGCAGGCAGCCGTGGATGCCTAATCCTGCGTACATGGCGCCGATGGGCTGGCAGGTCTTGGCCGGGTTAACTGCCAGGGCTTTTCTTTCTACAATCTCTTTGGGGGTATGTCGAAGCAGCATAAGTTTCTCCTGTTGCTTTTATATCTTAAAGTTTTAACATTAATTATTATTCAGCAGCCTGTTTGCCAGGGCACTACGCTTCCTGCCACGGGGCTTTCAGGTAGTCCCAGATGTTGGCGTTGAGCATGCGGTCAATCTCTTCATAAAAGTTGATTGCACCTTGGAATACCGCATAGGGTCCGCCTGAATCATAGGAGTGGAGCTGCTTCATGGGGATACCGTTTTTCTGGACTGCGTACTTCTCCTTGATACCGGCACAGAAGATATCGGGTTTGTACATTTCGATCAGGGTTTCTGTTTCGTGCTGGCTGATGTCGTCGACAATCAGGGAGCCTTCAACCATGTCAGGCACCATGCCTTCATACTCTTTGAACGGGAATCCCTTGGCTTCCAGGGCTTTCATCTGCTCTTCGGTCTTTCTGGGGTTGTACCGGGTCTCATCGGGCTCGATCTCCAGCTCCTCGATGTTTCTGGAGTCGGCATCGATCTTGATGTCCGGAATGACGTGGCGTCCTTCGTAGTCATCCCTGTGGGCGAACTCGTAACCGGCGGAGAGCACTTCCATGCCCAGATCCCTGAACAGTTCCTGGTAGTGATGGGCGCGGGAACCGCCAACAAACATCATGGCGGTTTTGCCTTCGCAACGCGGTTTGATCTCTGCGATCTTGGCTTCAACCGGTCCCATCTCTTCGGCAATTACCTTTTCTACGAGATCGATGAGGTCCTGGTCTTCAAAATAGGCGGCTATTTTGCGCAGACTGCTGGCCGTGGATTTGGGGCCAAGGAAGCTGACCTTGATCCAGGGGATACCGTATTTGATCTCGAGCATGTCGGCCACGTAATTGATGGATCTGTGGCACATAACGGCGTTGAGGTCTGCGGTGTGGCAGTTGGCAAACTGGTCAACGGTGGAGTTGCCGGAGAAGGTGGACACCACGCTGATGCCGCATTTTTCCAGCAGGTCGTCAATGATGAATGCGTCGCCGCCGATGTTGTACTCGCCCAGAAGGTTGATCTTGAATTTGGCATCGGAGATGGTGTCGTCCAGACCCACAACATGGGTAAAAATGGCGTTGTTGGCAATATGATGGCCGGCAGACTGGCTGACACCCTTATATCCTTCACAGGAGAAACCGAATATATTGATGCCCAGCTTTGCCTTCATCTCCCTGGCAACCGCGTGGATATCGTCACCGATCAGGCCCACCGGACAGGTGGAGAAGATGGAGATGGCCTTGGGTTTGAAAATGTCATAGGCTTCCTGGATGGCGGCCTTGAGCTTCTTTTCTCCGCCGAAAACAATGTCTTCGTCCTGCATATCCGTGGAAAAGCAGTAGGTCATGAAGTTCTCTGCTTCTTCTGATGGCGGCCGGGTCTGGTTACGACGGGTCAGCCAGGAGTAAAATCCGCACCCGATGGGTCCGTGGGTCAGGTTGATGATGTCCCGGGTCGGGCCCATGATAACGCCCTTGCAACCTGCGTAGCAGCACCCTCTCTGGGTGATGATGCCCGGAACGGTCCTGACGTTGGCACCTACCGAGAGGCTGCCTTTTTCTTCTTCGCTGGAAACCGGTGTGATCTGTTTGCCGCGTTTCCGGGCCACCTTAGGCGGATACTTGGCCAGTATTTCTTTTTTTACATCTTCCGGGTTAACGGTAGTGTTTCGTTCGCCTGTCATATGTTTATACCCCTATCTTATATCTTGTGTTGTTTTGCTTTAAATTCATCAAGAATGCTGTCTTTGCTAAGTACCCCCGTTAGGGTCCTGCGGTTATTAAAGGTTATGAAGCGATGCCGTATTCAATGAGCAGACTTTCGAGCTCTTCGATTTCCAGCGGCGTGGGAATAACGAACATTTCGTTTTCATCCATTTTTTTGGACAGTGCACGGTATTCGTCTGCCTGGGGGTGTTCGGGCGCAAAATCAATTACGGTTTTTCTGTTGATCTCGGCCTGCTGAACCATGTTATGCCGGGGGACAAAGTGGAGCATCTGGGTACCCAGTTTTTTGGCCAGCTGCAGGATCATCTCTTCCTCGTT contains:
- the nifD gene encoding nitrogenase molybdenum-iron protein alpha chain: MTGERNTTVNPEDVKKEILAKYPPKVARKRGKQITPVSSEEEKGSLSVGANVRTVPGIITQRGCCYAGCKGVIMGPTRDIINLTHGPIGCGFYSWLTRRNQTRPPSEEAENFMTYCFSTDMQDEDIVFGGEKKLKAAIQEAYDIFKPKAISIFSTCPVGLIGDDIHAVAREMKAKLGINIFGFSCEGYKGVSQSAGHHIANNAIFTHVVGLDDTISDAKFKINLLGEYNIGGDAFIIDDLLEKCGISVVSTFSGNSTVDQFANCHTADLNAVMCHRSINYVADMLEIKYGIPWIKVSFLGPKSTASSLRKIAAYFEDQDLIDLVEKVIAEEMGPVEAKIAEIKPRCEGKTAMMFVGGSRAHHYQELFRDLGMEVLSAGYEFAHRDDYEGRHVIPDIKIDADSRNIEELEIEPDETRYNPRKTEEQMKALEAKGFPFKEYEGMVPDMVEGSLIVDDISQHETETLIEMYKPDIFCAGIKEKYAVQKNGIPMKQLHSYDSGGPYAVFQGAINFYEEIDRMLNANIWDYLKAPWQEA
- the nifK gene encoding nitrogenase molybdenum-iron protein subunit beta, whose translation is MLLRHTPKEIVERKALAVNPAKTCQPIGAMYAGLGIHGCLPHSHGSQGCCAYHRSTLTRHYREPIMAATSSFTEGASVFGGQANLLQALLTIFTTYSPDVVAVHTTCLSETIGDDVNQIVKKAKKDGTIPEGKYVIHTPTPSYVGSHVTGYANMVKAMAAQMAEKTGTSNGKVNLIPGFVEPSDMAEIKRIAAMMGIESILFPDTSGIVNGPLTGKFNMYPKGGVSIEELKSTADSIGSLGLGAWATADAVKLLDSQFEVPGQVLDLPIGLLATDRFVDALRTVAGVSVADSVTQERGQLLDVISDMQPHLYGKKVALAGDPDQLIPLVEFLVTIGMKPVHIVTGTPGKAFTKRIKEITAKFGDDINVKTPGDMFLLHQWIKNEPVDLLICNTYGKYMARDEDIPFVRHGFPILDRIGHSYFPTVGYKGGLHLLEKILGVLMDRKDRDSSEEAFELVE
- the nifE gene encoding nitrogenase iron-molybdenum cofactor biosynthesis protein NifE; translated protein: MTSISVLKQREKQIYQKGSQPFEMECETKSLAGAVSQRACVFCGSRVVLYPIADALHLIHGPIGCASYTWDIRGAQSSGPELHRMSFSTDLSETDIIYGGEKKLKKALLELIEKYAPKAAFIYCTCIVGIIGDDVDAVCRQVEEETNIPVIAVHSEGFKGTKKDGYKAACDALFSLIERNPAPQATIPDSINILGEFNIGGETWIIKKYYEAMGVKVVSVITGDGRVAEVQQAKNAALNVVQCSGSVTHLAKQMEKEYGIPFIRVSYFGIEDTSEALYKVAVHFKENAEILKKTQELIKKEVQAIVPSLEGMRRDLEGKKAAIYVGGAFKAFSLIKALKTLGMEVILAGSQTGTKEDYEVLRQMCNEGTVILDDSNPLELAKYAVEKDADLFIGGVKERPIAYKMGIGFCDHNHERKIPLVGFEGMVNFANEVYGTVTSPVWDLVPRRQNTTGKEGAI